The following coding sequences lie in one Takifugu flavidus isolate HTHZ2018 chromosome 4, ASM371156v2, whole genome shotgun sequence genomic window:
- the iffo2b gene encoding intermediate filament family orphan 2 isoform X3, with amino-acid sequence MFSNMNSLFVADPAPAPVCGPGGSGAVTSALRNDLGSNIHVLKTLNLRFRCFLAKVHELERRNKLLEGQLQQALERQQYRHIYAREVAVQTDGAEPRLPGTIWSFTHVRRQGERFETLQGPGVTWMHPDGVGVQIDTITPELRALYNVLAKVKRERDQYRTKWEEERSKREQLESTVESMQQSAQESSEIQDELREKVDRLKAELVVFKSLMSDVSQMSELDSKIQEKARRVDMDICRRIDITAKLCDVAQQRNSEDMTKMFNVSPARSLPERGAVACCRRKERKAVSDEESSEMDAEPSPSEEEAPASLNITDEMKRMLNQLRETFEIDDDCDSLTWEENEETLLLWEDFTNYNIPCTIALATCSNVGPADGPGEAAEPDSQDGSLGSLIDETESLFKTREQEYQETIGQIEMELATAKSDMNRHLHEYMEMCSMKRGLDVQMETCRRMIKGGRSSPSFSSVASSDSGNTDEIQDETSEKDTEAEVPVS; translated from the exons ATGTTTTCCAACATGAACTCGCTCTTTGTGGCCGACCCTGCGCCCGCTCCGGTCTGCGGCCCCGGCGGCTCCGGTGCGGTGACCAGCGCCCTGCGGAACGACCTGGGCTCCAACATCCATGTGCTGAAAACGCTCAACCTGCGATTCCGCTGCTTTCTGGCCAAGGTTCACGAGCTGGAAAGGAGGAATAAGCTACTGGAGGGTCAACTTCAGCAGGCTTTGGAGAGACAGCAGTACCGCCACATTTACGCCCGTGAGGTTGCCGTGCAGACGGACGGAGCGGAACCTCGACTGCCGGGCACCATCTGGAGCTTTACCCACGTCCGGAGGCAAGGGGAGCGCTTTGAGACCCTGCAAGGGCCTGGAGTGACGTGGATGCACCCGGACGGAGTCGGGGTCCAAATAGACACCATTACCCCGGAACTGAGGGCTCTTTATAACGTGCTGGCCAAAGTCAAGCGGGAAAGGGACCAGTACAGGACAAA ATGGGAGGAGGAAAGGTCCAAACGAGAGCAGCTGGAGTCGACGGTGGAATCCATGCAGCAG AGTGCCCAGGAGTCTTCAGAGATCCAGGATGAGCTGCGGGAGAAGGTGGACAGGCTGAAGGCCGAACTCGTGGTCTTTAAGAGTCTGATGAGTGACGTAAGT CAAATGTCCGAGCTGGACTCAAAGATCCAGGAGAAAGCCAGGAGGGTGGACATGGACATCTGCAGACGCATCGACATCACGGCCAAACTGTGCGACGTGGCCCAGCAGCGCAACTCCGAGGACATGACGAAGATGTTCAACGTCAGTCCGGCGAGATCGCTCCCAGAGAGG ggggcTGTGGcatgctgcaggaggaaagagcGAAAAGCAGTGTCCGATGAGGAGAGCTCAGAGATGGACGCCGAGCCCAGCCCTTCAGAGGAGGAGGCCCCAGCGTCACTCAACATCACTGATGAAATGAAGCGAATGCTCAACCAGCT GCGCGAGACCTTTGAAATAGACGACGACTGCGACAGTCTGACATGGGAGGAGAACGAGGAgaccctgctgctgtgggaggaCTTCACCAACTACAACATCCCGTGCACCATCGCACTGGCGACCTGCTCCAACGTCGGTCCAGCCGACGGCCCCGGCGAGGCGGCTGAACCG GACTCCCAGGATGGAAGTCTTGGCAGCCTTATTGATGAAACCGAGTCACTGTttaagaccagagagcaggagTACCAAGAGACCATTGGCCAGATCGAG ATGGAGTTGGCCACAGCCAAGAGCGACATGAACCGGCACCTGCACGAGTACATGGAGATGTGCAGCATGAAGAGGGGCCTGGACGTGCAGATGGAGACGTGCCGCCGCATGATCAAGGGCGGCAGGAGCTCTCCCTCTTTCAGCTCTGTGGCCAGCAGCGACTCAGGGAACACGGATGAGATCCAGGATGAGACGTCGGAGAAGGACACCGAAGCAGAAGTCCCCGTCAGCTGA
- the iffo2b gene encoding intermediate filament family orphan 2 isoform X1, translated as MFSNMNSLFVADPAPAPVCGPGGSGAVTSALRNDLGSNIHVLKTLNLRFRCFLAKVHELERRNKLLEGQLQQALERQQYRHIYAREVAVQTDGAEPRLPGTIWSFTHVRRQGERFETLQGPGVTWMHPDGVGVQIDTITPELRALYNVLAKVKRERDQYRTKWEEERSKREQLESTVESMQQSAQESSEIQDELREKVDRLKAELVVFKSLMSDVSQMSELDSKIQEKARRVDMDICRRIDITAKLCDVAQQRNSEDMTKMFNVSPARSLPERGAVACCRRKERKAVSDEESSEMDAEPSPSEEEAPASLNITDEMKRMLNQLHCSDNSSVARRETFEIDDDCDSLTWEENEETLLLWEDFTNYNIPCTIALATCSNVGPADGPGEAAEPDSQDGSLGSLIDETESLFKTREQEYQETIGQIEMELATAKSDMNRHLHEYMEMCSMKRGLDVQMETCRRMIKGGRSSPSFSSVASSDSGNTDEIQDETSEKDTEAEVPVS; from the exons ATGTTTTCCAACATGAACTCGCTCTTTGTGGCCGACCCTGCGCCCGCTCCGGTCTGCGGCCCCGGCGGCTCCGGTGCGGTGACCAGCGCCCTGCGGAACGACCTGGGCTCCAACATCCATGTGCTGAAAACGCTCAACCTGCGATTCCGCTGCTTTCTGGCCAAGGTTCACGAGCTGGAAAGGAGGAATAAGCTACTGGAGGGTCAACTTCAGCAGGCTTTGGAGAGACAGCAGTACCGCCACATTTACGCCCGTGAGGTTGCCGTGCAGACGGACGGAGCGGAACCTCGACTGCCGGGCACCATCTGGAGCTTTACCCACGTCCGGAGGCAAGGGGAGCGCTTTGAGACCCTGCAAGGGCCTGGAGTGACGTGGATGCACCCGGACGGAGTCGGGGTCCAAATAGACACCATTACCCCGGAACTGAGGGCTCTTTATAACGTGCTGGCCAAAGTCAAGCGGGAAAGGGACCAGTACAGGACAAA ATGGGAGGAGGAAAGGTCCAAACGAGAGCAGCTGGAGTCGACGGTGGAATCCATGCAGCAG AGTGCCCAGGAGTCTTCAGAGATCCAGGATGAGCTGCGGGAGAAGGTGGACAGGCTGAAGGCCGAACTCGTGGTCTTTAAGAGTCTGATGAGTGACGTAAGT CAAATGTCCGAGCTGGACTCAAAGATCCAGGAGAAAGCCAGGAGGGTGGACATGGACATCTGCAGACGCATCGACATCACGGCCAAACTGTGCGACGTGGCCCAGCAGCGCAACTCCGAGGACATGACGAAGATGTTCAACGTCAGTCCGGCGAGATCGCTCCCAGAGAGG ggggcTGTGGcatgctgcaggaggaaagagcGAAAAGCAGTGTCCGATGAGGAGAGCTCAGAGATGGACGCCGAGCCCAGCCCTTCAGAGGAGGAGGCCCCAGCGTCACTCAACATCACTGATGAAATGAAGCGAATGCTCAACCAGCT ACATTGCTCAGATAACTCCTCTGTTGCCAGGCGCGAGACCTTTGAAATAGACGACGACTGCGACAGTCTGACATGGGAGGAGAACGAGGAgaccctgctgctgtgggaggaCTTCACCAACTACAACATCCCGTGCACCATCGCACTGGCGACCTGCTCCAACGTCGGTCCAGCCGACGGCCCCGGCGAGGCGGCTGAACCG GACTCCCAGGATGGAAGTCTTGGCAGCCTTATTGATGAAACCGAGTCACTGTttaagaccagagagcaggagTACCAAGAGACCATTGGCCAGATCGAG ATGGAGTTGGCCACAGCCAAGAGCGACATGAACCGGCACCTGCACGAGTACATGGAGATGTGCAGCATGAAGAGGGGCCTGGACGTGCAGATGGAGACGTGCCGCCGCATGATCAAGGGCGGCAGGAGCTCTCCCTCTTTCAGCTCTGTGGCCAGCAGCGACTCAGGGAACACGGATGAGATCCAGGATGAGACGTCGGAGAAGGACACCGAAGCAGAAGTCCCCGTCAGCTGA
- the iffo2b gene encoding intermediate filament family orphan 2 isoform X4: MFSNMNSLFVADPAPAPVCGPGGSGAVTSALRNDLGSNIHVLKTLNLRFRCFLAKVHELERRNKLLEGQLQQALERQQYRHIYAREVAVQTDGAEPRLPGTIWSFTHVRRQGERFETLQGPGVTWMHPDGVGVQIDTITPELRALYNVLAKVKRERDQYRTKWEEERSKREQLESTVESMQQSAQESSEIQDELREKVDRLKAELVVFKSLMSDQMSELDSKIQEKARRVDMDICRRIDITAKLCDVAQQRNSEDMTKMFNVSPARSLPERGAVACCRRKERKAVSDEESSEMDAEPSPSEEEAPASLNITDEMKRMLNQLRETFEIDDDCDSLTWEENEETLLLWEDFTNYNIPCTIALATCSNVGPADGPGEAAEPDSQDGSLGSLIDETESLFKTREQEYQETIGQIEMELATAKSDMNRHLHEYMEMCSMKRGLDVQMETCRRMIKGGRSSPSFSSVASSDSGNTDEIQDETSEKDTEAEVPVS; encoded by the exons ATGTTTTCCAACATGAACTCGCTCTTTGTGGCCGACCCTGCGCCCGCTCCGGTCTGCGGCCCCGGCGGCTCCGGTGCGGTGACCAGCGCCCTGCGGAACGACCTGGGCTCCAACATCCATGTGCTGAAAACGCTCAACCTGCGATTCCGCTGCTTTCTGGCCAAGGTTCACGAGCTGGAAAGGAGGAATAAGCTACTGGAGGGTCAACTTCAGCAGGCTTTGGAGAGACAGCAGTACCGCCACATTTACGCCCGTGAGGTTGCCGTGCAGACGGACGGAGCGGAACCTCGACTGCCGGGCACCATCTGGAGCTTTACCCACGTCCGGAGGCAAGGGGAGCGCTTTGAGACCCTGCAAGGGCCTGGAGTGACGTGGATGCACCCGGACGGAGTCGGGGTCCAAATAGACACCATTACCCCGGAACTGAGGGCTCTTTATAACGTGCTGGCCAAAGTCAAGCGGGAAAGGGACCAGTACAGGACAAA ATGGGAGGAGGAAAGGTCCAAACGAGAGCAGCTGGAGTCGACGGTGGAATCCATGCAGCAG AGTGCCCAGGAGTCTTCAGAGATCCAGGATGAGCTGCGGGAGAAGGTGGACAGGCTGAAGGCCGAACTCGTGGTCTTTAAGAGTCTGATGAGTGAC CAAATGTCCGAGCTGGACTCAAAGATCCAGGAGAAAGCCAGGAGGGTGGACATGGACATCTGCAGACGCATCGACATCACGGCCAAACTGTGCGACGTGGCCCAGCAGCGCAACTCCGAGGACATGACGAAGATGTTCAACGTCAGTCCGGCGAGATCGCTCCCAGAGAGG ggggcTGTGGcatgctgcaggaggaaagagcGAAAAGCAGTGTCCGATGAGGAGAGCTCAGAGATGGACGCCGAGCCCAGCCCTTCAGAGGAGGAGGCCCCAGCGTCACTCAACATCACTGATGAAATGAAGCGAATGCTCAACCAGCT GCGCGAGACCTTTGAAATAGACGACGACTGCGACAGTCTGACATGGGAGGAGAACGAGGAgaccctgctgctgtgggaggaCTTCACCAACTACAACATCCCGTGCACCATCGCACTGGCGACCTGCTCCAACGTCGGTCCAGCCGACGGCCCCGGCGAGGCGGCTGAACCG GACTCCCAGGATGGAAGTCTTGGCAGCCTTATTGATGAAACCGAGTCACTGTttaagaccagagagcaggagTACCAAGAGACCATTGGCCAGATCGAG ATGGAGTTGGCCACAGCCAAGAGCGACATGAACCGGCACCTGCACGAGTACATGGAGATGTGCAGCATGAAGAGGGGCCTGGACGTGCAGATGGAGACGTGCCGCCGCATGATCAAGGGCGGCAGGAGCTCTCCCTCTTTCAGCTCTGTGGCCAGCAGCGACTCAGGGAACACGGATGAGATCCAGGATGAGACGTCGGAGAAGGACACCGAAGCAGAAGTCCCCGTCAGCTGA
- the iffo2b gene encoding intermediate filament family orphan 2 isoform X2, producing the protein MFSNMNSLFVADPAPAPVCGPGGSGAVTSALRNDLGSNIHVLKTLNLRFRCFLAKVHELERRNKLLEGQLQQALERQQYRHIYAREVAVQTDGAEPRLPGTIWSFTHVRRQGERFETLQGPGVTWMHPDGVGVQIDTITPELRALYNVLAKVKRERDQYRTKWEEERSKREQLESTVESMQQSAQESSEIQDELREKVDRLKAELVVFKSLMSDQMSELDSKIQEKARRVDMDICRRIDITAKLCDVAQQRNSEDMTKMFNVSPARSLPERGAVACCRRKERKAVSDEESSEMDAEPSPSEEEAPASLNITDEMKRMLNQLHCSDNSSVARRETFEIDDDCDSLTWEENEETLLLWEDFTNYNIPCTIALATCSNVGPADGPGEAAEPDSQDGSLGSLIDETESLFKTREQEYQETIGQIEMELATAKSDMNRHLHEYMEMCSMKRGLDVQMETCRRMIKGGRSSPSFSSVASSDSGNTDEIQDETSEKDTEAEVPVS; encoded by the exons ATGTTTTCCAACATGAACTCGCTCTTTGTGGCCGACCCTGCGCCCGCTCCGGTCTGCGGCCCCGGCGGCTCCGGTGCGGTGACCAGCGCCCTGCGGAACGACCTGGGCTCCAACATCCATGTGCTGAAAACGCTCAACCTGCGATTCCGCTGCTTTCTGGCCAAGGTTCACGAGCTGGAAAGGAGGAATAAGCTACTGGAGGGTCAACTTCAGCAGGCTTTGGAGAGACAGCAGTACCGCCACATTTACGCCCGTGAGGTTGCCGTGCAGACGGACGGAGCGGAACCTCGACTGCCGGGCACCATCTGGAGCTTTACCCACGTCCGGAGGCAAGGGGAGCGCTTTGAGACCCTGCAAGGGCCTGGAGTGACGTGGATGCACCCGGACGGAGTCGGGGTCCAAATAGACACCATTACCCCGGAACTGAGGGCTCTTTATAACGTGCTGGCCAAAGTCAAGCGGGAAAGGGACCAGTACAGGACAAA ATGGGAGGAGGAAAGGTCCAAACGAGAGCAGCTGGAGTCGACGGTGGAATCCATGCAGCAG AGTGCCCAGGAGTCTTCAGAGATCCAGGATGAGCTGCGGGAGAAGGTGGACAGGCTGAAGGCCGAACTCGTGGTCTTTAAGAGTCTGATGAGTGAC CAAATGTCCGAGCTGGACTCAAAGATCCAGGAGAAAGCCAGGAGGGTGGACATGGACATCTGCAGACGCATCGACATCACGGCCAAACTGTGCGACGTGGCCCAGCAGCGCAACTCCGAGGACATGACGAAGATGTTCAACGTCAGTCCGGCGAGATCGCTCCCAGAGAGG ggggcTGTGGcatgctgcaggaggaaagagcGAAAAGCAGTGTCCGATGAGGAGAGCTCAGAGATGGACGCCGAGCCCAGCCCTTCAGAGGAGGAGGCCCCAGCGTCACTCAACATCACTGATGAAATGAAGCGAATGCTCAACCAGCT ACATTGCTCAGATAACTCCTCTGTTGCCAGGCGCGAGACCTTTGAAATAGACGACGACTGCGACAGTCTGACATGGGAGGAGAACGAGGAgaccctgctgctgtgggaggaCTTCACCAACTACAACATCCCGTGCACCATCGCACTGGCGACCTGCTCCAACGTCGGTCCAGCCGACGGCCCCGGCGAGGCGGCTGAACCG GACTCCCAGGATGGAAGTCTTGGCAGCCTTATTGATGAAACCGAGTCACTGTttaagaccagagagcaggagTACCAAGAGACCATTGGCCAGATCGAG ATGGAGTTGGCCACAGCCAAGAGCGACATGAACCGGCACCTGCACGAGTACATGGAGATGTGCAGCATGAAGAGGGGCCTGGACGTGCAGATGGAGACGTGCCGCCGCATGATCAAGGGCGGCAGGAGCTCTCCCTCTTTCAGCTCTGTGGCCAGCAGCGACTCAGGGAACACGGATGAGATCCAGGATGAGACGTCGGAGAAGGACACCGAAGCAGAAGTCCCCGTCAGCTGA
- the mrto4 gene encoding mRNA turnover protein 4 homolog, with the protein MPKSKRDKKISLTKTVKKGLEVKQKLITELRQCVDTYRNLFIFSVANMRNSKIKDIRTAWKHSRFFFGKNKVMIIALGKGDTDEYRDNLHKVSKQLRGEVGLLFTNKTKDEVQEYFSNFKEMDYARSGNQAQMDVTLDEGPLEQFPHSMEPQLRQLGLPTALKKGVVTLLKDYEVCKQGDVLTPEQTRILKLFGIEMAEFKVQIKCMWNSETGEFENFMGEEESIQDHEDDDDSDDGE; encoded by the exons ATGCCGAAGTCAAAGAGAGACAAGAAAA TTTCGTTAACGAAAACGGTCAAGAAAGGACTAGAGGTTAAACAGAAATTGATCACGGAG CTGCGGCAATGTGTGGACACCTACAGAAATCTGTTCATTTTTTCCGTGGCCAATATGAGGAATAGCAAAATAAAGGACATCCGAACAGCTTGGAAACACAGCAG GTTTTTCTTTGGCAAAAATAAAGTCATGATCATAGCCCTGGGTAAAGGAGACACAGATGAATACAGAGATAATTTGCACAAG GTCAGCAAGCAATTACGAGGAGAAGTGGGGCTTCTtttcacaaataaaacaaaagatgaaGTACAAGA GTATTTCAGTAATTTTAAGGAGATGGATTATGCACGGTCAGGCAACCAAGCACAGATGGATGTAACTCTGGATGAGGGACCGCTGGAACAGTTTCCTCACTCCATGGAGCCACAGTTAAGGCAGCTGGGACTCCCGACTGCTCTCAAAAAAG GTGTGGTGACGCTGCTGAAAGACTATGAAGTCTGTAAACAAGGAGATGTGCTGACTCCTGAACAGACTCGCATCCTG AAACTTTTTGGCATTGAGATGGCAGAGTTCAAGGTGCAGATCAAATGCATGTGGAACTCAGAAACGGGGGAGTTTGAGAACTTTATGGGAGAGGAAGAGTCCATACAGGACCATGAGGATGACGACGACAGTGATGATGGAGAATAA
- the akr7a3 gene encoding aflatoxin B1 aldehyde reductase member 3, whose protein sequence is MHCVIHRGRVSLIKSSYLKDAAVQLTASASGRTMSTSSEKRPVSLLGTMSFGGRADAEQSRDMVKAFLDRGHNLVDTAHMYADGKSETIIGGMHLPKTVSLATKANPWDGKTLKPESVRAQLETSLQRLQTDCVDLFYLHAPDHQNPIEDTLRTCNQLHKEGKFKEFGLSNYASWEVAEIVCICRHNDWIVPSVFQGMYNATTRQVETELLPCLRYYGMKFYAYNPLAGGLLTGKYHYEDKDLSQPTGRFFGNSWAKAYQDRYWKQSHFQAVDVVQKALDMVYGSEKPTLTSAAMRWMYHHSKLKSEHGDGVIIGMSTMEQLQQNLAAAEEGPLNERVVAAFDEAWNLVAHECPNYFR, encoded by the exons ATGCACTGTGTCATACACAGAGGACGTGTCTCTCTCATAAAAAGTTCTTATCTTAAGGACGCAGCAGTGCAGCTGACGGCGTCTGCAAGTGGCAGAACTATGTCTACGTCTTCAGAGAAAAGGCCTGTTTCCCTGCTGGGAACTATGTCGTTCGGTGGCCGCGCAGACGCCGAACAGAGTCGGGACATGGTGAAAGCTTTCTTGGACAGGGGACACAACTTGGTGGACACGGCTCACATGTACGCGGACGGGAAATCCGAGACCATCATTGGGGGCATGCATTTGCCTAAAACAG TAAGCTTGGCTACCAAGGCCAATCCCTGGGATGGGAAGACTCTGAAGCCAGAGAGCGTGCGTGCACAGCTGGAGACCTCCCTGCAGAGGCTCCAGACAGATTGTGTCGACCTTTTCTACCTCCATGCACCCGACCACCAGAACCCCATTGAGGATACTCTGAGGACCTGCAACCAACTCCACAAAGAg GGAAAATTCAAAGAGTTTGGACTGTCAAATTATGCGTCCTGGGAAGTGGCTGAAATTGTGTGCATCTGTAGGCACAACGACTGGATTGTTCCTAGCGTTTTCCAG GGGATGTACAATGCAACTACACGGCAGGTTGAGACGGAGTTGTTGCCGTGTCTGAGGTACTATGGAATGAAATTCTACGCATACAACCCTCTTGCAG GTGGCCTCCTAACTGGAAAATACCATTATGAAGACAAAGATTTGTCCCAGCCAACGGGGCGATTTTTTGGCAACAGTTGGGCCAAAGCCTACCAAGACCG ATACTGGAAGCAGAGCCATTTCCAGGCAGTAGATGTTGTTCAAAAGGCTCTGGACATGGTGTACGGATCAGAAAAACCCACTTTAACCTCTGCTGCCATGCGCTGGATGTACCACCACTCTAAACTGAAG AGCGAGCATGGTGATGGGGTCATCATTGGCATGTCAACTATGGAGCAACTGCAGCAAAacctggctgctgcagaggagggtCCCCTCAACGAGCGAGTGGTCGCTGCCTTCGATGAAGCCTGGAACCTGGTAGCTCACGAATGCCCCAACTACTTCCGATGA